The sequence acgtgttttatactgcctcgttaaaaaccttactaggaaaaaacccagtgggataaaaaccatagtaagggaaaaagagtgcagccacgtaaactccccctcatgttaacatgagtgattcttcacatattccgcagattgcgcatcccaatgttgtatatatgctttctgaatatcgtcgtgggaagtgcctttgtgaagagatctgatgagttctcacttgattgaatataacagatatcaatatctttattcttctcaagctcttgagtgtaggcaaaaaactttgggggtatatgttttgttctgtcacttttgatgtatccttctttcatttgagcaatacatgcagcattatcttcatacaacgtcacaggcttcttgtctactgataatccacaagaagtttggatatgttgtgtcattgattttagccaaacacattcacggcttgcttcatgtagcgcaataatctcagcgtgatttgatgaagttgttacgagtgtttgtttctgtgaacgccaagaaattgcggtgcctccacgagtaaatacatatccggtttgagaacgtgccttatgtggatcagataaatatccagcatcagcataaccaatgatatgTTACGGGATTTAACTCAGGATCCATCATCTATCACAGGAGTGGCTGGGATGGTGGGttttggtgtcttttgagtacaaaagtctcaaatctgttgttcctcgtagataacgaaatatatgtttaattccgtttcagtgcctctttgttggatatgaactgaatcttgccaataaatttacagcaaaagatatatcaggtctagtgcaatttgcaagatacataagggcaccaatgacacttagatatggtacttctggaccaagaataacttcatcatttccacatggacggaatgaatccttttctatgtttaatgatcttacaaccattggagtacttaatgaatttgatttatccatattaaaacgtttaaggatcttttctgtataatttgtctggtgaacaaaaattccacattctttttgttcgatttgcaaacccagacaatacttgatttttccaagatccttcatttcgaattcttccttcaagtacatcataacttcttgaatttctttattcgttccaatgatgtttaaatcatcaacatatacagcaataattacacatccggatgttgttttcttgatgaaaacacaagggcatattagatcatttacatatcactttttcatcaagtgctcacttagccgattataccacattcggccagattgctttaacccatataatgatctttgcaattttacagaataaaattctctgggttttaaactttgtgcttcaggcatcttaaatccttcagggattttcatgtatatatcactatcaagtgatccgtataagtaagctgtaacaacatccataagacacattttcaaattttcagatactgccaaactaatcaaatatcgaaacgtaattgcatccataacaggagaatacgtatcttcataatcaattccaggcctttgagaaaaaccttgtgcaacaagtctagctttatatctgactatttcatttttctcatttcgctttcgaataaaaacccatttgtatccaacaggttttacacctttaggtgtgaggactataggtccaaaaacattgcgtttattcagcgaatccaattcaacctggatgacatctttccatttgacccaatcatgacgagttttacattcaccaaaagattttggttcatgatcctcattttcatttacgatgtcacaagctacattataagaaaatatctcatcaatatcttctatgttttttcggttccatatttttccagtattaatataattgatagagatttcacgattctcgtcagtttgtggttctgacagaatattttcatcatcaggtgattcttctggaacaccattttctattttatgatcgtcgtgtttctctatgccttttcttttccgaggatttttatccttggaaccgactggtcttccacgcttcaagcgttttatgacatcatgagtgtcttcaatttgtttctttggaatttcaattcgagcaggggcatttacagcatgtatatatgattttgttaccccttttgtgtctgcaaatgcatctggcatttgatttgcaattctttgcatgtgcacaatttgctgtacatctttctcacattgtttggtccttggatccaaatgtaacaatgatggtacataccatgtgatttctttttcgatgtgtttcttttctcccctaacactgggaagatttcttcattaaaatgacaatcagcaaagcgtgctgtaaacacatcgcctgtctgaggctcaagatatcgaatgattgatggactatcataaccgatataaatatcgatttttctttgtggacccatttttgatcgttgaggtggtgcaataggcacatacaccatacatccaaaaattctcagatgagagatatttggttctttaccaaatgcaagttgcaatggggagaatttatgatatgcacttggtctgatgcgaattaatgccgcagcatgtaaaattgcatgtccccatatagaaatagagagttttgttttcataatcattggtctagcaatcagttgtagacgtttaatcaatgattcagctaatccattttgcgtatgaacatgagctacaggatgttcaacagtgattcccattgacatacaataatcattgaaagtctgggatgtaaattctccagcattatcaagtcttattttcttgattgtataatcgggaaattgattttgcaattttattatttgagccatcaatcttgcaaatgccacattcggagttgacaataagcatacatgtgaccatctgcaagagacatcgatcaataccataaagtatcgaaatggtccacatggtggatgaattgacccacaaatatcaccctgaatacgttcaagaaatatgggtgattcagtttggattttagctggcgatggtcttataataagttttccaagagaacatgctttacattgaaacttattattctgaaagatcttctggtctttcaatggatgaccatgcgtattttcaataattcttcgcatcattattgaaccaggatgtcccaatcgatcatgccaatttgttaatattgaagaactattaaccaccatatttgtaacacccggtattttaatttcgtaaatccgcctgcataattaggatatttaattatttaaatttatgatttatgggttaaataattctatgaattatttatgcatgatttaatatatttttaagcatttaactcataattagtgatttttataatttttagtatttttattatttgatcgcgtagacgggaccgtggacggacgagatgacaaatttctagccaaattattttatgagtctttttggagccttaaaatattattttgagttttattatctcaaaattttaagtatttaattttatttaattttaggggtcatttttatccaaaattagtcaaaatattgactttttagtatttttaaaattcccctaaattaataattcgagatttttatgttgttatcagatttttttaaagttataattaggagtttaagttacatatttaatatttaaaacctttttatttttaattatttatctatatttaattaacaccaaaatttaaacctaatctacccaaaccccatTTAGCCGATCACTTCaccccttagccgcctccacccTCACAGAAtagtcatcttcttcatcgatctTCAGCCCTAAAACTCCATAGAAGATCGGTttcaaggttccaagcaagccaaagtcgtcccgtcgtcccgaagtccTTCCTACACGTGTTAAATCCatatctacggtgaaaggcatgattttccttCTCATTTTAACGTCATATCAGTATATATTATGTAGGTTATGGTAGGCATCGAAATCTTTTGAAaactttttcagaaaaatcgatTGATGTTGGTTTTAGGCGCATTGTTCTTCGATTTCATatgcatgctcacgtttttcatgtccatggctaggtggtctgCTGGTCCATGGTTATAAGGGTTCcttggggtccctagggtcgagtggTAGGGTCAGACATGGGCTGGAGATGGCTAGGAAGAGGTTGGGCATGGCTGCACAAAATCTGTGCTGttcgcgcaggtttagggtttcAAGGAAGggagcttcgttctccttcctcagaccacggtttagggtaaggtcggttgggttagaaccccctttaagttttctaagtttttgcAAGAGGTTTCATGGTCTTTCGTGGTTGGAGCTTCGAGAACGAACGTTTCTCCCGCAGCTGCTCGGGTCTGCGCGACAGTGCAGAAGGGCCGGGtggcagagcttcgttctcactccatagtcgacggtttgggctggttcttggcTTGTTGGAAAGGCCTGGATGTGAGCTAAGTCCTAGGGGTGGCCCTCCGGCCGGTGGGTGGTCGGAGCAAGGCGGCCGCCGGGGATTTCGGTTGCTGCTCACAGTGGCAGAACAGTCTTGGGAAGGGGGTGATCGGGCTAGGGTTTTTGGgcatggtccgggtcgggtcaggggcTCGGGTTGGGTCAGtaagttagtgggtcgggttaagtgggtccgggtttggtgggccgggctcgagtctttttatttttaaaacattttaagaattattgggtttttgagtcaattaaattaaaataaaattatttggactcccaaataattttatttggatttttaaaattttaattaagttagtccataatttttatgggcttttgggcccataaaagttaatgggccagtctttgggtttttgggcccaatgggccagtttaagtgttattgggcttagtgtaattttaatgggcttaattaatttaattgggcttaaagtttaagatattgggcttaagtacgttaatgggccagatttaagttaatgggcttgagtgtagggccagcagtccagaaccatcaatgagaaaattgcatgtgtcctgattatatatttaattatttttatgcatttaagttattttaatatttatatgttagtaagaaaattaaattaaatatatatgaaggacacacaatttatttaagtacatgcattcatgaaatcaatttttatgctatgattgaaattctatggttgagcaaataaaatattttaggtggaaattgaagtagtgtggccatttatgggcagttttctgccatttatgtatgggcagtttctgccatttatgtatgggtggttcgccaccagcctcgtacgatggtttcttagactgatcagtcgcactataagtatgggtcacacttacggataggaccattcgatgttaagaaaataagtgctcaacaactcagtatgtatgatattatgtatgttatgtattatgttatttatgtttatttatgtaagttatgttatgaaattttaagcatgctcattcatgtatatgtatgtattagtattaaattgatttaaattattttaaacccttgttagtatgcatgttgggcctctaggctcactacactgatatggtgcaggtgagtacgtagaggagcaggttactcctaccggtggtgaggacgtatgagcagcgctgcagtagccccgtgaccgtgacagcttctgagtcaccgtgcttgagtcttatgatacattttattatttttaagggtTGAGGtgtttggaatattttattaaatattttagtgcatgcacactttttatttattttatttatgcagtatattttgaattataggggttgactcagatatttatttaattcaaagaatgcattttatttaagtatttaaattgtttatttatttagtcatgaatttattttaagtattttaattcagtgcatatatgtatgggcatatatgtacatattttatttagtagtaaaaaaaaaaaaaaaaaatttccgcatatttatttattatagagctAGGGACGTTtcaatatttgattcgattggccttatatgtgtataatgcaatccagtagggagcattgataatttttcaaccacatatttctttcctgatttatatgtgataagacacatatatttctgatttccatcagttatcgtctcagtatcatacccatgagagtatatgtcattaaaactcaacaaatttcttttcgattgtggtgaatataaagcatcatttatcagaaattttgtaccattaggtaacaaaaaatgtgcttttccacaaccttcaatcaagtctacaggacctgatatggtattcatcattgtttttgttggttttattttcaagaaatatctttcatctcgcagaatagtgtgtgttgtaccactatctggtatgcaaatttccatgatattatttccatgttttctcatagcatttttcatatcaaacttcacaaaaaatgcaataaagaaaaattaagtacaatacaaatgcaaaatataacatgctttataatacaagaatgcatgaaaaatacaaatttgttacaatgtagtcccaccaatattttaatcaatgtcttcgaaatcattcaaaaaatctgcagcattgaaactagttgaaccaattaaacggtcactatcttcaacaaaatttgtctcttttcctttcccctttgtcgattctttatagagcttacataggtgctcaggtGTTCGACAAATAtatgaccaatgtcctggagtgccacatctataacaaacactctcagttctttttgagtgattttcattttcactcgtattttcatgctgcctttttagtggatggttcgtgacgttcttttgagatgagttattgaaataactatcacgattattttcatatccacggctgTGCCCACGAccgcgataatttttacgtccacgaccacgcccacgtcctcgtcctcgcccacgaccaaaatctggtctatgcctttgattttgattttcatttttaattacgacatttgcttctggaaatgccgttgatccagtgggtcgggattgatgatttcttactaacaattcgttgttcttttccgccacaagaagacatgcgatgagttcagaatatctcgaaaatccacgcactctatacagttgttgtagagttatatttgatgcatgaaaagtggaaaatgttttctcaagcatttccatctctgtgacttcaagtccacagaatttcaattgtgagactattcgatacatcgctgaattataatcactgacttttttaaagtcttggaatcttaacatattccattcatcacgggcggtcgggagtataacttcccttatatgctcaaatctttctttcagcccttttcataaaatcattgggtctttttctgtgagatactcacatttcaatccttcatcaagatgtctacgtaagaaaatcatagactttgccttttcttgtgaggatgatatattattttcttttatggtatcacttagacccaatgactcaagatgcatttctacatcgagagtccatggcatGTAATTCTTTCcggtgatatcgagcgcaacgaattcaatctttgtcaagtttgacatggtggtactagaaaaataacaatgcattttattagttaatttccattaatatgacaatacaaaataatggaaaaacgtagattacaagtgcgtatataaatagataaaaaatctgtggtggaaaatcgccggtgaatacaaaactcgtgagcatgatgatcatagtcgttatgaaaaatatccttataaatgccatcattttcatcttcgaaaaaaaccgaggataaaatattttgagagaaataatgaattttggtgtgattgaaaatgagtttgagtgatcatatatataggtaaaaaactagccgtttatgaccgtttgtgaccgttgggggtaagaaaaatcgagtatgtgttgaataaaaaatttgtgataatgatgcaatgcatataatgataatcataattaaataattatgtatatcatatcacattattataaggtcggtgtcgtagacaaccttttatataatattgtgaaattatactaataaagttagtataaagtcaggtatagtatatcatatcacattattataagatcggtgtcgtagacaaccttttatataatattgtgaaattatacaaatatgattataaagtttaaaaactttagagtcttttgtacttgtcgtatcccttaccgggagtatgagatgtcgtcttaacatcctcccaggatttataacaagtttttaaaaaatcataatatgatattatatattaaatatatacacaataaaaatatataaacagtaaaataaaaattcttatatgttgaatatttttatcttctctttgtgttttggagcgtcggaaatcttcgagcgatcgtgctgataacgtgttgtgaaaaagtaaaaatttatggtaaaaagtaaatactccaaaactcaaaatttatcaaactctacacttcacaaatatttttctctcaattcaattgtatttttttatcacaaatgaagacctatttatagatccacatttgagattagtccaaaaataaatacatcatcatctacatcatcacacactaattttccacattttacaactcaatattcaacattcaacattcaatattcaatattcaacataatattaataataataatatttttcaacaattaAGAATTTAAGATATAATTTTGGCAAcataaaagactaaaattgcaaagaaATGTATACTAAAATTGCTATTTCTCTCCTATAAATAACGATTCCTCCAGAAATTAATCTCCCTCGTCAAattgttatatatttatttggagATTTTGAGGAATAAAAAACtttgcaaattttattttttaaaatcatataaaaattacCACAGAAAGCACACCTCGTAAAACTCATTAAAAAATTACTCAAAAAGAACCataattgaaaaaatatatataacataaatTTGACAGAATATCAATATCTCAAATCGAAACGATACATTCCACATAAATGTTGTATAACGAAAAATGTTACCATTATAATTACATGTTTAAAACATATTCATCTTTAATTTACTGCATGGTACGGTCTATACTCTACAGCCAGCTTACAATTTGATGAAACTGGCAAGATTATACTATGGAATACATAATTTAATGAACACTGAAAGATATATAGTACTAGTAAACAATAATTTTGTCGTTCAATTTCAAAATACTTTTCAATTACCTCTGCAGAGCAGCATAAGTTCTGGGTTGATCCATCAATATTCTCCGGTGCGGCCTAATTAATGAAGAATCGTGAATCTTGCATGGAACTTTAACCAGGGACTCCTGATCTGGGCACCTGTTGCGCTTCAAGAAGAAGGCTTCGCATTCTGCAGCGCTTCTCTGCTCCGGAAGATCCAAAACGCAGTTCATTTTGATATCAAGCACTTTGTTCTTGATCAGTTTCCTGCATTCGGGTCCAACTTGTGTGAAGTAGTTGAATTTCAGCGTCAACTCGAAGAGGTCTCTAAGCCTGCACAAGGATTCAGGAACCGCACCGTAGAATTTATTGTAAGATAAATTCAGATACTGCATATTTTCCAGGCACCCGAAGGACAGAGGAATCGGGCCTGTGAGCTGGTTCTGGCCCACGTCCAAGAGAATGGCTTTTCGCAGCAACCCAATCTCGTAAGGAAGACAACCGGAAAGCTTGTTGTTCAGCAATAAAGCTTCGAGCAATGTTTCGGAAGCTTGACCTATGCTTCTTGGGATCGGGCCTTGGAAATTATTGTTGGCTAAGGTGAGATATAGTGCTGGTGTTTGGCCGAGGTTCTGTGGTATGTTTCCGACGAATTGGTTGTTGTTTAGGAAGAGAACATCGAGGTCTAATGTGAAAACCTGCGGCGGGAGTTGTCCGGTGAGTTTGTTGAACCTGAGGTCCAAGAATGTGAGATTAGTGGCGGTGAGGACTGGTTGTGGGAAGCCTcctttgagttcgttgttactCAAATCGAGTTCGAAAAGAGAGGAGATTTTGGAGATGCCGGAGGGTACTTGGCCGGTGAAGTTGTTGGAGTTTGCATGGAAGACGATCAAGTCCGTCAGGCCGTCGAGGAAATTGGTGAGCTCGAGTGGATTGCCGTCGAAATTGAAGCCGTTGAAGTTGACGAGAGCGACTCTGAGCTTGTTGTCGCTAATGGTGGTGTCGCAGATGAAGCCCTTGTAAGTGGATTCATCTATACAGATTCTGTTGCCTCTCCAGGTGGAGGTGATTCCAAGTGGGTCGTATGTTATTGTGTTTTTGAATCTTTGTATGACCTGTAAGGCTCTTTGAAGCTCGGGTGGAGGAGTGTAAGGTGATGGTGATGGGGTAATTGGCGGCTTCGGGGTTGGTGAGGGAggcggaggaggaggaggaggatgaCGAGGAGGAGGTGGAGGTGGTGGTGAGGGAGgcagaggaggaggaggaggaggatgtCGAGGAGGAGGTGGTGATGGTGATGGTGAGGGAGGAGGTggaggtggtggtggtggtggtgagGGAGGCAGAGGAGGAGGTGGTGGTGGTGAGAGAGgcagaggaggaggaggaggatgtCGAGGAGGAGATGGTGATGGTGAGGGAGGAGGAGGATGACGAGGAGGAGGGGATGGTGATGGTGAgggaggaggaggaggatgaCGAGGAGGGGGTGGTGATGGTGGTGGCGGCGGAGATGGAGGTGGAGGAGGAGGAAGAGGGGGAGGAGAAGGTTCCGGGCACACATCGGACGGcggcggaggtggaggtggaggaggAGGAGTAGGTTCAGGGCACACGGCGAGTGGTGGTGGAGGGGGAGGAGTGGGATCGGGGCACACAGCAGGGGGTGGTTCCGGTGGCTGAGGGCAACCAGGGCAGCCACCGTAATAAGGAGAAGTTCCTCCGCTCAGAACCACATTTTGTGCGTGTATGCTGCCCGGAATGGTGGCATAAACATGATGAAATCCGAAACCAAAGACCAAGAATACAACAAGAAATGGAAACAAAGTAGATCCTTTACCCATCTCCTTTGTATGATATATTTATGTCATGCACATTTTCCTCTCAaacaaaaactatatatatatatttatatataatatattaatgttATTGCCACTAATGTTGGGTTAGTATTGAAGATTAATGTGAATATAATACACACGAATAGGTATAATATAGGCTTCAAGATTTGGCCACTACTCGAGTGTGGGATTAATGTCCCATGAGTAAGGTAGAAGAGCAGTGTTATTTATTGTTTGAGTATTGAGTAGATGCACCAACATTAAATACATCAGGCCCTATCTCAATTCTGGAGACAGATCATTGCAGGCTTCTccagtaaaatatatatatatatatatatatatatatatatatatatatatatatatatatatatcaagatTCAATACAGCTTTCCTTTGCAAAAGATTTGACCACATAGTTGCTGTTACCTAATTTAAGGGGATTGGAGACCTACTGTGGGCATCCTCACAGTAGGGGCCATGGGTGCTGTGGGGCTAAATGGGCACATTTTGCTttttcttaaatatattttttccaaaaaattctgCCATtcattttctgaaaaaattgTGTAAGTGAAAGAAAGACTTTAATATAAAAAGTTGAATTT comes from Henckelia pumila isolate YLH828 chromosome 4, ASM3356847v2, whole genome shotgun sequence and encodes:
- the LOC140865947 gene encoding uncharacterized protein At4g06744-like, whose protein sequence is MGKGSTLFPFLVVFLVFGFGFHHVYATIPGSIHAQNVVLSGGTSPYYGGCPGCPQPPEPPPAVCPDPTPPPPPPLAVCPEPTPPPPPPPPPPSDVCPEPSPPPLPPPPPPSPPPPPSPPPPRHPPPPPSPSPSPPPRHPPPPSPSPSPPRHPPPPPLPLSPPPPPPLPPSPPPPPPPPPPSPSPSPPPPRHPPPPPPLPPSPPPPPPPRHPPPPPPPPSPTPKPPITPSPSPYTPPPELQRALQVIQRFKNTITYDPLGITSTWRGNRICIDESTYKGFICDTTISDNKLRVALVNFNGFNFDGNPLELTNFLDGLTDLIVFHANSNNFTGQVPSGISKISSLFELDLSNNELKGGFPQPVLTATNLTFLDLRFNKLTGQLPPQVFTLDLDVLFLNNNQFVGNIPQNLGQTPALYLTLANNNFQGPIPRSIGQASETLLEALLLNNKLSGCLPYEIGLLRKAILLDVGQNQLTGPIPLSFGCLENMQYLNLSYNKFYGAVPESLCRLRDLFELTLKFNYFTQVGPECRKLIKNKVLDIKMNCVLDLPEQRSAAECEAFFLKRNRCPDQESLVKVPCKIHDSSLIRPHRRILMDQPRTYAALQR